The proteins below come from a single Nocardiopsis gilva YIM 90087 genomic window:
- a CDS encoding WhiB family transcriptional regulator: MTAGIPFRWLEVGPVDTSWHPRAACRGADPELFYPRGRGSAGVARARRICKACPTRQLCLDAALAVPHALDYGIWAGTTREQRRRMRQDRAA, from the coding sequence GTGACCGCCGGGATCCCGTTCCGCTGGCTGGAAGTTGGCCCGGTCGACACGTCCTGGCATCCGCGTGCGGCGTGCCGGGGCGCGGATCCCGAGCTGTTCTATCCGCGCGGCCGGGGGAGTGCGGGGGTGGCGCGCGCCCGCCGTATCTGCAAGGCGTGCCCGACCCGGCAGTTGTGCCTCGACGCTGCCCTGGCGGTGCCCCACGCCCTGGACTACGGCATCTGGGCTGGAACCACGCGTGAGCAGCGCAGACGGATGCGGCAGGACCGCGCCGCCTGA
- a CDS encoding type IV toxin-antitoxin system AbiEi family antitoxin domain-containing protein — MSERTTITRPAADVLITIREAEERFGCPRRELERHIRSGRLDVVRRPGKGPRQLVEAQVCALLQRTGAGGVS; from the coding sequence ATGAGTGAGCGCACCACGATCACCCGCCCGGCGGCGGACGTGCTGATCACCATCCGCGAGGCCGAGGAGCGATTCGGCTGCCCCCGGCGGGAGCTGGAGCGGCATATCCGCAGCGGTCGCCTGGACGTGGTGCGCCGCCCCGGCAAGGGCCCCCGGCAGTTGGTGGAGGCGCAGGTGTGCGCCCTGCTGCAGCGCACAGGAGCAGGAGGTGTGTCATGA
- a CDS encoding flagellar biosynthesis protein FlhF — protein sequence MTTPIPPGRWDHADYSPLLYDAMHQAGQRVEQSDEVLFHVVAGCEQVDALVSLIRRLSDAREERREARSAPAHNGHPVRVEQEPASVRAACDERFAAHQEAYRIRRAYREEMQANADLADGVRRLAQRAADQASAKTPEEPRADLLADTPPGEFPEWIKFGRDASDAGYDAPHFYCSRCRNPVTGLRSRFDAMRMPVRDAARMHIREIHERGERGE from the coding sequence ATGACCACCCCGATCCCCCCAGGCCGCTGGGACCACGCTGACTACTCGCCGCTGCTGTATGACGCGATGCACCAGGCGGGCCAGCGCGTGGAGCAGTCCGACGAGGTGCTGTTCCACGTCGTCGCCGGGTGTGAGCAGGTCGATGCTCTGGTGTCCCTGATCAGGCGGCTGTCGGACGCGCGGGAGGAGCGGCGCGAGGCGCGCTCTGCCCCTGCCCACAACGGTCATCCCGTCCGGGTGGAGCAGGAGCCCGCGTCAGTGCGGGCGGCCTGCGACGAGAGGTTCGCCGCTCATCAGGAGGCGTACCGGATCCGGCGCGCCTATCGCGAGGAGATGCAGGCGAACGCCGATCTCGCCGATGGTGTGCGGCGCCTCGCACAGCGCGCGGCCGACCAGGCATCCGCCAAGACGCCGGAGGAGCCGCGGGCGGATCTCCTCGCTGACACCCCGCCTGGGGAGTTCCCGGAGTGGATCAAGTTCGGGCGGGACGCCAGTGACGCGGGCTACGACGCCCCGCATTTCTACTGCAGCCGGTGCCGGAACCCCGTCACGGGGCTGCGCAGCCGTTTCGATGCGATGCGCATGCCGGTGCGTGACGCCGCCCGGATGCACATCCGCGAGATCCACGAGCGGGGTGAGCGCGGTGAATGA
- a CDS encoding YqaJ viral recombinase family nuclease encodes MTATLSTPTGHLLGSWPSGSEAWHAARAGRLGGSDMAAVLGRSPWVSHYRLWHLKQGLVQDLPTTEAQARGHYLEPAIASWFADRHPEFEVVEAGTFTNVERDYQLANPDRLLLQDGRVRAVLELKSDAGDGEGWGREGTDEVPLYYRTQIQWYLDCLGLDTAHVAMIGRGLEFREYQVAYDPADATLLRQHAEQFLDSMLFGEVPDKDTTDSTYLTVRQLHPSIEDREVELSLDQVAAFTQGREDKLAADAAWNLARSQMGDLMGNARRACFLGQRIAARQARGDAPPFVVADRKCPPHTDFIAEEFTA; translated from the coding sequence ATGACCGCCACGCTTTCCACGCCCACGGGCCACCTGCTCGGCTCCTGGCCCTCCGGGTCCGAAGCCTGGCACGCCGCCCGCGCCGGGCGCCTCGGCGGAAGCGATATGGCCGCCGTGCTCGGCAGGTCGCCGTGGGTGTCGCACTACCGCCTGTGGCATTTGAAGCAGGGCCTGGTCCAGGACCTGCCGACCACCGAGGCGCAGGCGCGCGGCCACTACCTGGAACCCGCGATCGCGAGTTGGTTCGCTGACCGCCACCCCGAGTTCGAGGTGGTGGAGGCCGGAACCTTCACCAACGTGGAGCGGGACTACCAGCTGGCCAACCCTGACCGGCTCCTGCTGCAGGACGGGCGCGTCCGCGCGGTGCTGGAGTTGAAGTCCGACGCCGGGGACGGCGAGGGGTGGGGCCGGGAGGGCACCGACGAAGTCCCGCTCTACTACCGGACGCAGATCCAGTGGTACCTGGACTGCCTGGGGTTGGACACCGCCCATGTGGCGATGATCGGGCGCGGCCTGGAGTTCCGCGAATACCAGGTGGCCTACGACCCGGCCGACGCCACGCTCCTCCGCCAGCATGCCGAGCAGTTCCTCGACTCGATGCTGTTCGGCGAGGTCCCCGACAAGGACACCACCGACTCCACCTACCTCACGGTGCGCCAGCTCCACCCGTCCATCGAGGACCGCGAGGTTGAGCTGTCCCTGGACCAGGTCGCGGCGTTCACCCAGGGGCGCGAGGACAAGCTCGCCGCCGACGCCGCGTGGAATCTCGCCCGCTCACAGATGGGCGACCTCATGGGAAACGCGCGCCGCGCCTGCTTCCTGGGCCAGCGCATCGCCGCCCGCCAGGCGCGCGGGGATGCCCCGCCATTTGTGGTGGCCGACCGCAAGTGCCCGCCCCACACCGACTTCATCGCTGAGGAGTTCACCGCATGA
- a CDS encoding recombinase family protein yields MTEIALRADLPDRMEYARTLASSGLLPKAYRGQPANVLFAVEYGRALGLEPITAINSVHVIEGKPSASSGLISALVRRAGHRLRIRVHRDEGLEAVAQIIRADDPDFTFESRWDLARAQRAGVATKQVWKSYPEAMLKARAITEVAREACEEALLGVGYTPEELGAEVDPDGNVVSVPDAQHRAGATIAEAVAETTQATTEQSEPQVDPDRMRYMGGLMRHLGMGSADALPFVTEVVGREVANRSEMTAEEVEQVISALEKRAEERHEQDSGEERAPAKRFHGTDDDFEPEDEPVDAEVIEPLPEGRGSFACDECGKALPAPPGTMVVHPDVRLLCDECGDQS; encoded by the coding sequence ATGACTGAGATCGCGCTTCGCGCTGACCTGCCCGACCGCATGGAGTACGCCCGCACCCTGGCCTCCTCCGGGCTGCTGCCCAAGGCCTACCGAGGCCAGCCCGCTAACGTCCTGTTCGCCGTGGAGTACGGGCGCGCCCTGGGGTTGGAGCCCATCACCGCCATCAACTCCGTCCATGTCATCGAGGGCAAGCCCTCGGCGTCCTCGGGGCTCATCTCTGCGCTGGTGCGGCGGGCCGGGCACCGGCTGCGCATCCGGGTGCACCGCGACGAGGGCCTGGAGGCCGTCGCGCAGATCATCCGCGCTGATGACCCCGACTTCACGTTCGAGTCCCGGTGGGACCTGGCGCGCGCACAACGCGCCGGGGTCGCCACCAAGCAGGTATGGAAGTCCTACCCGGAGGCCATGCTCAAGGCCCGCGCGATCACCGAGGTGGCCCGCGAGGCGTGCGAGGAGGCGCTGCTGGGGGTCGGCTACACCCCCGAGGAGCTGGGGGCGGAGGTCGACCCCGACGGCAACGTCGTTAGTGTTCCCGACGCTCAGCACCGGGCGGGGGCGACGATCGCCGAGGCGGTCGCCGAGACCACCCAGGCGACCACAGAGCAGTCGGAGCCTCAGGTGGATCCGGATCGGATGCGCTACATGGGCGGGCTCATGCGCCACCTGGGCATGGGCTCCGCCGACGCGCTGCCGTTCGTTACGGAGGTTGTCGGCCGCGAGGTCGCCAACCGGTCGGAGATGACCGCTGAGGAGGTCGAGCAGGTCATCTCCGCTCTGGAGAAGCGGGCAGAGGAGCGCCACGAGCAGGACAGCGGCGAGGAGCGTGCGCCCGCGAAGCGCTTCCACGGGACCGACGACGACTTCGAGCCTGAAGACGAGCCGGTCGACGCTGAGGTCATCGAGCCCTTGCCCGAGGGTCGGGGTTCGTTTGCCTGCGACGAGTGCGGCAAGGCGCTTCCGGCGCCTCCCGGAACGATGGTCGTCCACCCGGATGTGCGGCTGCTCTGCGATGAGTGCGGGGACCAGTCGTGA